From the Brachyspira intermedia PWS/A genome, the window GATATAAATGGTAATATATACGAATACAATAGCACTCGTGGAAATAAAGGTGAAGTATTAGAGTCTACTGATCCTAGTTATAAAGTAAAAATTTATGGTAGTGAGATTACAATAACATTTAAAGATGTAAATAATGCAACTGTCAATATTAATGGACAAAATGTTACATATACTAAAACTCCACAAAGCATAGAACAATTCAACGGTAAGACTTATGCGTCAGAAAAAAGTTTTAATGTTCCTGAATTAGGTGCAAGATATCTATGGGCATCTGTGAAAGATAGCAAATTTGCTATGAATATTAATGATAACAATACTTATGCCCCTGGATTCAGTTTAGATAGTTATTTTACTGTAACAGGTTATGGCACTGATTATACTTTTTCTACTCCTGATCCTCAAGGAACGCCAGATCAAGTTCAAGGTACTTTAAAATTTGCTCCAGATGGTTCTTCTGTAACAATGAGATTTACAAAAAATACAGTGATGCCTAGTATTGTAGGTCAAGATATAGTTTGTAATATAAAACAATAATAATCAATCATATATTTAATTAAATGGCTTTGCTTGAAGTTTTCAGGTGAAGCCTTTTATTTTTTATGTTAAAAAATAATTTTATAATTTATATATTGGAATTTTGTACTCTAATATATACTGAAAATTTTTAAGTTTGTCAACTGATGCACTTTATATAGATATTATCTACTTTTTGCCGCATAAAAAAGTAGCTGCCTCAGGCACGCTTCGCGAAAACGCAATTGCTAGAACTTTATATTTGAAAAATACTTATTAAATATAGAATATAACCTAAATTTAGACTAAAAATGCAGTCTTTTTGGTTCTCGCCGCAGGTGTACTTCGTATGTGCCAACAAAAGAACTGGGGTGCGGGGCAAAGCCCTACAGATATTTAAAATTTAAAAAAATAATTTTTGACAAAATATAGTTGTTTAGGTATATTTTAATTTTAATCATCATATAGTATAATAAAATCAAAATATATTTCAAAACTATTCTATATTTTTAAATATAAAAAAATATTTAAATAAAAAATTCAGGAGTTTTACTATGGGTAAAAAATTTTTAACAATCTTTTTGAGCCTATTTTTTGTAAGTATGTTATCAATAAGCTGCTCTAATAAGGATAAAACAGGATCTAGTGATGGTTCCGCCACAACAACAAAAGGCATAGAACAGTATAATGGTAATACTTATGTATCATCAAAAATACAAATAAATAATCAACTAGGTTATGTATGGATATCAGTAAAAGATAGTAAAGTTGCAATTAAACCAAATGAAGATAATAACACTTCACCAATATTTGATACAGGAAATTATTTTTCTGTAACAGGTTCAGGTACAGATTATAATTTTTCTATTCCAGACAGTAAACAAAATCCTGATTCAATTGTAGGTACCTTAACATTTTCTGATGATGCTTCTTATGTAACTTTAAACATTACAAAAAATGGTGATGATCCAACTGGAGAAACATTAAATAAACATTTTGTTTGTAATATTAAAAAATAATAATGATATTTTTATTAAAAAGGCTTTACTCTAAGTTTTTTGAGTAAAGCCTTTATTTTTGCAAAAAAAAATAAAAAATCAAAAATTATGACAAATTTTGTCGCAGCCATATTTTATAATTAAATCATAATCAAAATTAAAGGAGATTCTTATGGAAAGAAATTATTTTTTACACAGAATATCACATGGTTATGAATGTTCATATCCTATATTGGAAAAAGGTTATCTTTCAACAGGATATGAAATGTTATTTAGTGAAGAATTATATAAAATAGTTGAAAATGGAGATTATTATGGCGAGTTTAAATCTTATGTAGAAAATATATGGGGTGAATGTCCAAAATGGATACATCATTTATGGAGATTTATACATGGTTTTAAAAAAGGTGATTATATTATAGTACCTCAATTTGGAGGTTTATTTTCTATATATGAAATAATAGGTGATAATTTTATTGGTAAAAATGATAAAGAATTAAAATCAGTACTTAAACCATTTATAAATACTGAAGATTATCAAAAATTGGATTTTTTTTGGAAAGTAAAACCTGTATATACAAATATAAAAAGAGCTGAATATGCAAATGCCGAACTTACAAGAAAAATGCATTATAGAGGTACTAATATTTCTTGTAATGATATTGCAGAAACTATAAATGAATTATTAGAAAATATAAATAATAATAGACCTATTAATTTAACTTATGACATTTTAAACACTTGTTCTAAAAATATTTTTGATTTAGTAAGGAATAGATTGAATCCAGATAAATTTGAAAGATTAATAGGTTTATATTTTAAACAATGTGGTGCTGATAATATAGAAAGACCTTCCAAAATAGATAATCCAAATGGAGATTGTGATATACAGGCATCTTTTGATTTAATAAGAACAATAATACATGTTCAAGCAAAATTTCATACAGATTATACAGATCAATGGGCTATAGAACAAATTAAAAATTTTTTAGAGTATAAATCATCAAATGAAGATGGATATTCACATATAGGTTGGGTAATATCCAGCTGTGATGATTTTTCAGATGAGGCTAAAAATTTAGCTATTGATAATAACATATTATTAATAAATGGTAAAACATT encodes:
- a CDS encoding restriction endonuclease is translated as MERNYFLHRISHGYECSYPILEKGYLSTGYEMLFSEELYKIVENGDYYGEFKSYVENIWGECPKWIHHLWRFIHGFKKGDYIIVPQFGGLFSIYEIIGDNFIGKNDKELKSVLKPFINTEDYQKLDFFWKVKPVYTNIKRAEYANAELTRKMHYRGTNISCNDIAETINELLENINNNRPINLTYDILNTCSKNIFDLVRNRLNPDKFERLIGLYFKQCGADNIERPSKIDNPNGDCDIQASFDLIRTIIHVQAKFHTDYTDQWAIEQIKNFLEYKSSNEDGYSHIGWVISSCDDFSDEAKNLAIDNNILLINGKTFSEMLIKAGISSLEGNI